Proteins encoded together in one Cyanobium sp. WAJ14-Wanaka window:
- a CDS encoding chlorophyll a/b-binding protein, whose translation MTNSPAGREWLEHRAEELILMEQLKRVELFNGRAAMLGLVIGIITEGLTGSGIAHQIGLGALVDGFAACRTQFLPFCF comes from the coding sequence ATGACCAATTCACCTGCAGGCCGCGAATGGCTTGAGCATCGGGCAGAGGAACTGATCCTTATGGAACAGCTCAAGCGTGTTGAACTCTTCAATGGCCGTGCCGCCATGTTGGGCTTAGTTATCGGCATCATCACAGAAGGCCTTACTGGTTCTGGTATTGCCCATCAAATTGGCCTGGGAGCTCTGGTTGACGGCTTTGCTGCCTGCCGCACCCAGTTTTTGCCCTTCTGTTTCTAA
- a CDS encoding DUF2256 domain-containing protein, producing MADHIGRPSKICPACGRAFQWRKKWKAVWEEVRYCSERCRRRRSPASKGY from the coding sequence ATGGCTGATCACATCGGGCGACCATCAAAGATTTGCCCGGCCTGTGGTCGGGCTTTTCAATGGCGCAAAAAATGGAAGGCCGTCTGGGAAGAGGTGCGCTATTGCTCGGAGCGATGCCGCCGCAGACGATCCCCTGCTTCGAAAGGTTATTAG
- a CDS encoding NAD(P)H-dependent oxidoreductase, whose protein sequence is MAITAQQLNEALAWRYATKVFDPQRQIDASTWAALENSLVQSPSSYGLQPWKFLVITNPAMRAELRPHSWNQSQITDGSHLVVFLAERTIQAAEADRLISCMAETRAVESESLGFYREMIAKDLINGPRSQQIGQWASNQVYIALGTFMAAAALLEVDTCPIEGFSPAEYDRILKLEESPYRSCVVCAAGYRDASDKYASLGKVRYPAGELIEHI, encoded by the coding sequence ATGGCGATCACTGCCCAGCAGCTAAACGAAGCCCTGGCCTGGCGCTACGCCACCAAGGTGTTTGATCCCCAGCGGCAGATCGACGCCAGCACCTGGGCCGCCCTGGAAAACAGCCTGGTCCAGAGCCCGTCTAGCTATGGCCTACAGCCCTGGAAGTTTTTGGTGATAACTAACCCAGCGATGAGGGCTGAGTTGCGGCCCCATTCCTGGAATCAAAGCCAAATCACCGATGGCTCCCACCTGGTGGTGTTTTTGGCCGAGCGCACCATTCAGGCGGCCGAAGCCGATCGCTTGATCAGCTGCATGGCCGAGACCAGAGCGGTGGAAAGTGAATCGCTTGGCTTTTACCGGGAAATGATCGCCAAGGACCTGATCAACGGTCCCCGCAGTCAACAAATTGGCCAATGGGCCAGCAACCAGGTGTATATCGCCCTTGGCACATTTATGGCCGCTGCGGCATTGCTTGAGGTCGATACGTGCCCGATTGAGGGTTTTTCACCCGCCGAATACGACAGGATCCTGAAACTGGAGGAAAGCCCCTATCGCAGCTGCGTGGTCTGCGCAGCGGGCTACCGAGATGCAAGTGATAAGTACGCCAGCCTGGGCAAAGTGCGCTACCCGGCGGGCGAACTAATCGAACACATCTAA
- a CDS encoding DUF2103 domain-containing protein: MGRLVITHSTYVEGLIPLLQKLVKEPGIETITPAVISRVRGRSIGLRLRVSAPIRGGYKLMARRGTSAQEVFVVCNWSQELLQERLNNLAADAS, translated from the coding sequence ATGGGTCGCCTGGTCATCACCCACAGCACCTATGTGGAGGGGCTGATCCCCCTGCTGCAAAAGCTGGTCAAGGAACCGGGGATTGAAACCATCACCCCGGCGGTGATCAGCCGGGTACGAGGGCGATCAATTGGTTTGCGGCTACGGGTATCGGCGCCGATTCGGGGGGGCTACAAGCTGATGGCCCGCCGGGGCACAAGTGCCCAGGAGGTCTTTGTGGTTTGCAACTGGAGTCAGGAGCTGCTACAGGAGCGGCTCAATAACCTGGCGGCCGACGCCAGCTAG
- the clpS gene encoding ATP-dependent Clp protease adapter ClpS, with translation MAAYLGWDLERAPALAISPNFVAAVQGRQTVQERSLVRAPYPNFKVVVLNDEVNTFEHVVDCLVRYIPAMQPDQAWELAHRIDQEGVAIVWSGPQEQAELYHQQLGAEGLTMAPLEAA, from the coding sequence ATGGCAGCTTACCTAGGCTGGGATCTGGAGCGAGCCCCTGCCTTGGCCATATCCCCCAATTTTGTAGCAGCTGTTCAAGGACGCCAGACTGTTCAAGAGAGAAGCCTGGTGCGGGCCCCCTATCCCAATTTCAAGGTTGTGGTGCTCAACGATGAGGTCAATACCTTTGAGCATGTGGTGGATTGCCTGGTGCGTTACATCCCTGCCATGCAGCCCGACCAGGCCTGGGAATTAGCCCACAGGATTGACCAGGAGGGGGTAGCGATCGTTTGGAGCGGGCCCCAGGAGCAGGCCGAGCTCTACCACCAGCAACTCGGCGCCGAGGGACTCACCATGGCTCCCCTCGAGGCGGCCTAA
- the petN gene encoding cytochrome b6-f complex subunit PetN: MLITAGWASLAALFSFSIAMVVWGRHGDNSIKF; encoded by the coding sequence ATGCTGATTACCGCTGGTTGGGCGTCGCTTGCAGCCCTGTTCAGCTTCTCGATCGCCATGGTTGTTTGGGGTCGCCATGGCGACAACAGCATCAAGTTCTGA
- the psb29 gene encoding photosystem II biogenesis protein Psp29 gives MGVALTVADSKRAFHQAFPYVIAPLHRRMVDELLVELHLLSRQQGFQADALFACGLIQVFDGFAKGYKPEGHRQALLSALCSASGFDAQKLRQQAESAMAAMGEHSVDAVKQWVEQQGKGAPQPLASALASIQRPDFHYSRLMAVGLLCLLEQAQGADAMDQAALRSYAHDLGASMGLMRDRLDKDISLYASNLEKMAQAVELMEETLAADRRKRERILEESKAGAAAAASGEAASEGDPIASAPTAG, from the coding sequence GTGGGCGTTGCCCTAACCGTTGCCGATAGCAAGCGCGCCTTCCACCAGGCCTTCCCCTATGTGATTGCTCCGCTGCACCGCCGCATGGTGGACGAGCTGTTGGTGGAATTGCACCTGCTCAGCCGGCAACAGGGCTTCCAGGCCGACGCGCTCTTTGCCTGCGGCCTGATCCAGGTATTTGACGGCTTTGCCAAGGGCTACAAGCCCGAAGGCCATCGCCAGGCACTGCTCTCAGCCCTCTGCAGTGCCTCGGGTTTCGATGCCCAGAAGCTGCGCCAGCAGGCTGAATCCGCCATGGCTGCCATGGGTGAGCACAGTGTTGATGCGGTAAAACAATGGGTTGAGCAGCAGGGCAAGGGGGCTCCCCAGCCCCTGGCCTCGGCACTTGCCAGCATCCAGCGGCCAGATTTCCACTACTCCAGGCTGATGGCCGTTGGTCTTTTGTGCCTGCTTGAGCAGGCCCAGGGCGCCGACGCCATGGACCAGGCAGCCCTGCGCAGCTATGCCCACGACCTGGGCGCATCGATGGGCTTGATGCGCGATCGCCTCGACAAGGACATCAGCCTCTATGCCAGCAACCTGGAGAAGATGGCCCAGGCGGTTGAATTAATGGAAGAAACCCTCGCCGCTGATCGCCGCAAGCGCGAACGGATTCTTGAGGAAAGCAAGGCTGGGGCGGCGGCTGCAGCCAGTGGAGAAGCGGCTAGCGAAGGCGATCCCATTGCAAGCGCCCCGACAGCTGGCTGA
- the clpP gene encoding ATP-dependent Clp endopeptidase proteolytic subunit ClpP, translating into MIPIVIEESGRGERAFDIYSRLLRERIIFLGEPVTAESANRVVAQLLFLEAEDPEKDIFMYINSPGGSVYDGLGIFDTMQHIKPDVQTVCVGLAASMGAFLLCAGTRGKRSSLTHSRIMIHQPLGGARGQASDIRIQADEILYLKKKLNQELADRTSQPLSRIEEDTDRDFFMSPAEAVAYGLIDKVIEKRPVRPV; encoded by the coding sequence ATGATCCCGATTGTCATTGAAGAGTCGGGCAGAGGCGAAAGGGCATTCGACATCTATTCCCGCCTGCTGCGGGAGCGCATCATCTTCCTCGGCGAACCGGTCACTGCCGAATCAGCCAATCGGGTTGTGGCCCAATTGCTGTTTCTGGAGGCGGAGGATCCCGAAAAAGATATTTTCATGTACATAAACTCCCCGGGGGGCTCCGTATATGACGGCCTCGGCATCTTTGACACCATGCAGCACATCAAGCCCGATGTGCAGACCGTGTGTGTGGGCCTAGCAGCCTCGATGGGTGCCTTCCTGCTCTGTGCTGGCACCAGGGGCAAACGCAGCAGCCTTACCCACTCGCGGATCATGATTCACCAGCCCCTTGGCGGGGCTAGGGGCCAGGCCAGCGATATCCGCATCCAGGCCGATGAGATTCTCTATCTCAAGAAAAAGCTTAACCAAGAGTTGGCCGACCGCACCAGCCAGCCCCTCAGCCGCATTGAAGAAGACACTGACCGCGACTTCTTCATGTCTCCGGCTGAAGCGGTGGCCTATGGCCTAATCGACAAGGTGATCGAAAAGCGCCCAGTGCGGCCTGTTTAG
- the ftsH gene encoding ATP-dependent zinc metalloprotease FtsH: protein MNQRWRLIALWALPLAVAAFFGWQLLSSGGTAQLGSTGAAPATVAPRNAAVARMSYGRFLDYVDAGRVTAVDIFDGGRSAVIEAVDPDLDNRVQRLRVDLPGLAPELVNKLKEQGISFDIHPPKPTPPVLGLLGNLLFPLLLIGSLILLARRSNGMPGGPGQAMQFGKTKARFAMEAETGVKFDDVAGVEEAKQDLQEVVTFLKTPERFTSVGAKIPKGVLLVGPPGTGKTLLAKAIAGEAGVPFFSLSGSEFVEMFVGVGASRVRDLFKRAKENSPCIIFIDEIDAVGRQRGAGVGGGNDEREQTLNQLLTEMDGFEGNSGIIIIAATNRADVLDSALLRPGRFDRQVQVDVPDIKGRLSILNVHSRDKKLADDVSLEAIARRTPGFSGADLANLLNEAAILTARRRKEATGLAEIDDAVDRIIAGMEGKPLTDGRSKRLIAYHEVGHALVGTLVKAHDPVQKVTLIPRGQAQGLTWFSPDEEQMLVSRSQLRARIMGALGGRAAEDVVFGYAEVTTGAGGDIQQVASIARQMVTRFGMSEVGQFSLEAGNQEVFLGRDLMTRSDGSDRLASKVDDAVREMVHNCYAETVSLVAAHRDCMDRVVELLIEKESLDGDEFRAIVSEFATIPEKERYSPLLKDSAAS, encoded by the coding sequence ATGAACCAGCGCTGGCGCCTGATTGCCCTCTGGGCCCTGCCCCTTGCAGTGGCCGCATTCTTCGGATGGCAGCTCCTCAGCTCTGGTGGAACGGCCCAACTGGGCAGCACCGGAGCTGCTCCAGCCACGGTGGCCCCCCGCAATGCTGCGGTGGCCCGCATGAGCTACGGCCGCTTCCTCGACTACGTGGACGCTGGCCGGGTAACGGCGGTGGATATTTTTGATGGCGGCCGAAGTGCCGTCATAGAGGCGGTAGATCCGGACCTCGACAACCGGGTTCAACGCCTAAGGGTCGACCTGCCTGGCCTGGCCCCTGAGCTGGTCAACAAGCTCAAGGAGCAGGGCATCAGCTTCGACATCCATCCCCCCAAGCCCACCCCACCAGTGCTGGGCCTGCTGGGCAACCTGCTCTTCCCCCTGCTCCTAATCGGCTCCCTAATCCTTCTGGCGCGCCGGTCCAACGGCATGCCAGGCGGCCCAGGCCAGGCGATGCAATTCGGCAAGACCAAGGCGCGCTTTGCCATGGAAGCCGAAACGGGCGTCAAATTTGACGACGTGGCTGGGGTCGAAGAGGCCAAACAGGACCTCCAAGAGGTGGTTACCTTCCTCAAGACGCCTGAGCGCTTCACCTCTGTGGGCGCAAAGATTCCCAAGGGTGTGCTTCTGGTGGGCCCCCCTGGTACGGGTAAAACCCTGCTTGCCAAAGCAATTGCCGGTGAAGCCGGCGTGCCCTTCTTCTCCCTTTCTGGTTCCGAATTTGTGGAGATGTTTGTGGGCGTGGGCGCCTCCCGGGTGCGTGACCTGTTTAAGCGGGCCAAGGAGAACAGCCCCTGCATAATTTTTATCGACGAAATTGATGCCGTTGGTCGTCAGCGGGGAGCTGGGGTAGGCGGTGGCAACGACGAGAGGGAGCAGACCCTCAACCAGTTGCTTACAGAGATGGATGGATTTGAGGGCAATAGCGGCATCATCATCATTGCCGCCACAAACCGGGCGGATGTGCTCGATTCAGCCCTGCTTCGGCCTGGTCGCTTTGACCGTCAGGTGCAGGTAGATGTGCCTGATATCAAGGGCAGGCTTTCAATTCTGAATGTGCACTCCCGCGACAAGAAACTTGCCGATGATGTGAGTCTTGAGGCCATTGCCAGGCGCACCCCCGGCTTCTCGGGAGCCGATCTAGCAAACCTGCTGAATGAGGCGGCAATCCTTACCGCTCGCCGCCGCAAGGAGGCAACTGGCCTAGCTGAAATCGACGATGCCGTTGATCGGATCATCGCCGGCATGGAGGGCAAGCCCCTCACCGATGGCCGTAGCAAGCGCCTGATCGCCTACCACGAGGTCGGCCACGCCCTAGTGGGCACCCTGGTTAAGGCCCACGATCCAGTCCAGAAAGTAACCCTGATTCCCCGGGGCCAAGCCCAGGGCCTCACCTGGTTCTCCCCAGATGAGGAGCAGATGCTGGTGAGCCGCTCCCAATTGCGGGCCCGCATCATGGGTGCCCTCGGCGGCAGGGCAGCAGAAGATGTGGTCTTTGGCTACGCAGAAGTAACCACAGGAGCAGGCGGCGACATCCAGCAGGTGGCTTCCATTGCACGCCAAATGGTTACCCGTTTCGGCATGAGTGAGGTGGGTCAGTTTTCCCTTGAGGCTGGCAACCAGGAGGTATTCCTTGGTCGCGACCTGATGACCCGCAGCGACGGTTCCGATCGACTCGCCAGCAAGGTTGACGATGCCGTGCGGGAGATGGTCCACAACTGCTACGCAGAAACCGTGAGCCTGGTGGCCGCCCACCGCGACTGCATGGATCGGGTTGTGGAACTGCTGATTGAAAAGGAAAGCCTTGATGGCGACGAATTCCGGGCAATCGTCAGCGAGTTCGCCACCATCCCTGAGAAGGAGCGTTATTCACCCCTGCTCAAGGATTCTGCAGCCTCCTAA
- a CDS encoding DUF1830 domain-containing protein: MELFACGYRNATDRMVILRCVGPEEFFLERVVFPFDLLSFECPKSAEIEIWTHSLGGPELVEHFLASTLLLEQPQPKPQEQAQPQQHWVAA; the protein is encoded by the coding sequence GTGGAGCTCTTCGCCTGCGGCTACCGCAACGCAACCGATCGGATGGTGATCCTGCGCTGTGTTGGTCCTGAAGAGTTCTTTTTAGAGCGGGTGGTGTTTCCCTTCGACCTGCTCAGTTTTGAATGCCCCAAGAGCGCTGAAATTGAAATTTGGACCCACAGCCTGGGTGGACCAGAACTGGTGGAGCACTTTTTGGCCTCAACCCTGCTCCTGGAGCAACCCCAGCCCAAACCCCAGGAACAAGCCCAGCCCCAACAGCACTGGGTGGCAGCCTGA